One region of Cyanobacteria bacterium GSL.Bin1 genomic DNA includes:
- a CDS encoding DUF2384 domain-containing protein, giving the protein METLAQHFQRRRELLEGAFTASEVAKKLLGTSRQTPHDRVRSQTLLAIRDNGKLYFPYWQFDPEGSDGLVEGFPEVIKALQLSDYARMVWLTRPNPYLDNLTPIEALKQGKKEQVIEQARSAEASQWS; this is encoded by the coding sequence ATGGAGACTTTGGCACAGCACTTTCAGCGTCGCCGTGAGTTGCTAGAAGGGGCGTTTACTGCTTCTGAAGTGGCAAAAAAACTGTTGGGAACGTCGCGTCAAACGCCTCATGATCGGGTGCGGAGTCAAACGTTACTGGCGATTCGGGATAATGGAAAGCTATATTTTCCCTATTGGCAATTTGATCCAGAAGGGTCTGATGGTCTAGTCGAGGGATTTCCAGAGGTGATCAAAGCTCTCCAATTGTCGGATTATGCCAGGATGGTGTGGCTGACTCGACCCAATCCCTACTTAGACAACCTTACGCCTATCGAAGCTCTCAAACAAGGGAAAAAAGAGCAAGTCATTGAACAAGCGCGTTCTGCTGAAGCAAGCCAGTGGTCTTAA